The segment CGAGCGCCGCGGCGGCTCTGCCGCGGCGGGCGCGGGCTCCGGCTGCACCACCATCGCGTGCTCGCGCTCGATCATGCGGCGGGCAACATAGTCGGTCACGGCATCGACGATGACGGCCGTGTCGTGCGATTCGGCGAGCACGATGCGGCCGAAGCGGGTGTCCTGGACGAAGCGGTACATGCGCTTGTCGCGCCCCATCATGATGTGGGCGACGACATCGATCCACAGCCTAGGCGTATCGCCCTGGCTGATGCCGCGGTCGAACAAATCGATCTGCTCGGGCACCTGCGCGAACAGGGGATCGAGCGCGTCGTTGAGGATTTCCAGCCGCGCCACCTCGGCGTCCCTGAGATCGACGACGACCCCGGTCCGGTCGGCGGCCTCGATCCGCGCGCGCAACAGCGCATCGCGTAGCCGCACCGGGCGCGGCTGGCCGGGATGGGTCCCGCTGGTCTCGGGCTCTGACATTGTCCGCCTTGTCCTCGACTTTCCGCCATTAACCTATCAGCAACCATTACGTCCGCAAAGGGCCCATCATTCCAGAGACTTACAGCACCCACAGGGCGTTGACCTGTGCCAAAAACAGACGATCCCACCCGGCTTGCGCCGGATGGGACCCTCCGTCCTTGGACGTCTTCTTGAGTTAGTCAGGCGGCCGTCAGGCCGAGACCCGCGACGGCTCTTCCACGATCGAGAAGCGGACGCCGGCCTTGTGGCGGTTCTCTTCCGAAACCGAACGCCAGGCGTCTTCGGCCTCCTTGCGGGTCTTGAAAGGACCCTGGACCTGGGCCGAGCCTTCCACGAGCTTGTGGAAGTTCATCGAGCCGAACTCGCCGCCGATCACCCAGAAATTGCTGCCTTTGGTCATTGTCAGTCTCCTGTTGGTTGGCGTGACGCGTTAGCCGAACTGGTTCATGGTATTGTGGGCGCCGCCCGCCTTCAGGGCAGCTTCACCTGCGAAATATTCCTTGTGGTCGTCGCCGATGTCGGAGCCGGCCATGTTCTGGTGCTTGGCGCAGGCGATACCCTGACGGATCTCCTGGCGCTGGACGTTCTTGACGTAGCCCAGCATGCCCTGCTCGCCGAAATACTCGCGTGCGAGATTGTCGGTCGAGAGCGCAGCCGTGTGGTAGGTCGGCAGCGTGATCAGGTGATGGAAGATGCCGGCGCGCTTGGCCGAATCCGCCTGGAAGGTACGGATGCGCTCGTCGGCTTCAATCGCCAACGGCGTATCGTCGTACTCCGGCTTCATCAGCTCAGCGCGGTTGTACTTGCTGACATCCTTGCCGGCTTCCTTCATCGCGTCGTAGACCTGCCAACGGAAGTTGAGGGTCCAGTTGAACGACGGCGAGTTGTTGTAGGCGAGCTTGGCGTTCGGGATGACCTTGCGGATGCGGTCGACCATCTTGGCGATCTGCTCGATATGCGGCTTCTCGGTCTCGATCCACAGCAGATCCGCACCGTTCTGGAGCGAGGTGATGCTGTCGAGCACGCAGCGGTCCTCGCCCGTACCGGGACGGAACTGGTAGAGGTTCGAGGGCAGCCGCTTCGGACGCATCATCTTGCCGTTGCGATTGATGATGACGTCACCGTTGCGGGCATTCTCCTCGGTGATTTCCTCGCAATCGAGGAAGCTGTTGTACTGGTCGCCGATATCACCGGGCTTGTGGCTGACCGCGATCTGCTGCGTCAGGCCGGCGCCGAGCGAGTCGGTGCGGGTGACGATGACGCCGTCTTCGACGCCGAGCTCGAGGAAGGCATGGCGGCAGGCGCGGATCTTGGCGATGAACACCTCGTGCGGCACGGTGACCTTGCCGTCCTGATGACCGCACTGCTTCTCATCAGAGACCTGGTTCTCGATCTGGAGCGCGCAGGCGCCCGCTTCGATCATCTTCCTGGCAAGCAGATAGGTCGCCTCCGCATTGCCGAAACCGGCATCGATGTCGGCGATGACGGGGACGACGTGAGTCTGGAAGTTGTCGATCTTCTCGATCAGCTCCTTCTCACGGGTCGTGTCGCCTTCCTTGCGCGCCTTGTCGAGGCTGCGGAAGATGTCGTTGAGCTCGCGCGAGTCCGCCTGACGGAGGAAGGTGTAGAGCTCCTCGATCAGGGCCGGCACCGAGGTCTTCTCGTGCATCGACTGGTCGGGCAGCGGACCGAACTCGGAGCGCAGCGCCGCGATCATCCAGCCGGAGAGGTACAGATAGGTGCGATCGGTCTTGCCGCCGAAGTGCTTCTTGACCGAGATCAGCTTCTGCTGGGCGATGAAGCCGTGCCAGCAGCCGAGCGACTGGGTGTACTTGGTCGGATCATTGTCATAGGCGGCCATGTCGGCCCGCATCAGCGCCGCAGTGTAGCGGGCGACGTCGAGGCCGGTCTTGAAACGGTTCTGAAGCCGCATGCGCGCGACGGCTTCGGCCGACACCCCGTTCCAGGTCGGCTGATTGTTGAGGAGCGCCTGGGCCGCCTCGACCTCGCTCTGGTACGACGCGGGACCCTGGAGGGTGCTGATGCCACGGGGCTGGTAGTTCATGTGTTCGATCCTTTCGCGCTCGATGGCTCGGTTTGCCATCGACAATCTTGACAATGCATTGCGAAATGCGTGTCAGGAGCTAAACGCGAGAAAGGGAAGTTCGTACAGTGGGCTTGTAATTGAATGGTGATGTCATGTAACATCGGAACATGTAATAGATGTTATTTTGTAAATTTTGTAAAATTTATAGGTCAATAAAGCTGCCCTTAACACGCCTGGAGACCTAAAGATGCCCGCCGAGTCCGGGAAGAAACTGTTCGTCGGCCCGCGCGTTCGGCGGATCAGGCAGCAATTGGGGCTGTCGCAGACCCAGATCGCCGAAGGGCTCGGGATCTCGCCGAGCTACATCAACCTGATCGAGCGCAACCAGCGTCCGGTGACCGCACAGATCCTGCTGCGGCTGGCCGAGACCTACGACCTCGATTTGCGCGACCTTGCCACCGCCGACGAGGACCGCTTCTTCGCCGAGTTGAACGAGATCTTTTCCGATCCGCTGTTCCGCCAGATCGACGTCCCCAAGCAGGAACTGCGCGACCTCGCCGAACTCTGCCCCGGCGTTACGCACGCGCTGCAGCGGCTCTATGCCGCTTATACCGAGGCGCGCCAGGGCGAGACGCTGGCGGCAGCGCAAATGGCCGACCGCGATGTCGGCACGCGCTACGAGGCCAACCCGGTCGAGCGCGTGCGCGAGCTAATCGAGGCCAACCGCAACTATTTTCCGGAGCTCGAGCAGGCCGCCGAGACTCTTCGCGACGAGCTGAACGTGCCGGCCGAAGGGCTGTACGCCGCGCTCGCGGCGCGATTGCGCGAAAAGCATTCGATCCAGACCCGCATCATGCCGGTCGACGTGATGCGCGAGACGTTGCGCCGTTTCGACCGCCATCGCCGCCAGCTCCTGATCTCGGAGCTGGTCGACCTGCCCGGCCGCGCCTTCCAGCTCGCCTTCCAGCTCGGGCTTGGTGAATGCGCGCAAGCCCTGGAGACCATCATCGGCCGCGCCGGCCCGCTCGACGACGCGCCGCGGCGGCTGTTCCGCATCACGCTCGGCAACTACTTTGCGGCGGCCGTGATGATGCCCTACCCGGCGTTCCTGGCTGCAGCCGAAGCGCTCAACTACGACATCCATGTGCTGGCGCAGCGCTTCAATTCCGGCTTCGAGCAGGTCTGTCATCGCCTCACCACGTTGCAGCGGCCGAATGCACGCGGCATTCCGTTCTTCCTGCTCCGCGTCGACAATGCCGGCAACGTGTCGAAGCGCTTTTCGTCGGGCACGTTCCCGTTCTCAAAATTCGGCGGCACGTGTCCCTTGTGGAACGTGCACTCGACCTTCGACACGCCGGATCGCCTGTTGAAGCAGGTGATCGAACTCTCCGACGGCACGCGCTATTTCTCGATCGCGCAGATGGTGCGCCGGCCGGTGGCGCCGCACCCGCTGCCGCAACCGCGCTTCGCCATCGGGCTCGGCTGCGAGATCCGCCACGCCGCGCGCCTGACTTACGCCGCCGGCATCGATCTGGAAAAGACGGAAGGCACGCCGATCGGCGTCAACTGCCGCCTCTGCGAGCGCGAAAACTGCGCCCAGCGCGCCGAGCCGCCGATCACGCGCACGCTGATTCTGGACGAGACGACACGGCGGGTCAGCTCGTTTGCGTTCTCGAACGCAAGGGAGTTGTGAGCGGCGGCGGAAGGCGCAAGCCACAAACTCAGTGTCGTCCCGGCGAAGGCCGGGACCCATAACCACAGGCCATAGTTTAGCGAAGACAGATCATTTCCGATCTTGCGCCACAACTTCCGCCTCGGCGTATAGGTCCCGGCCTTTGCCGGGACGACATAAGAGGGAGTTCGCGCCAACGCTACGCCAGCGTGTGCACGATCACAGGCCCCGCTGCGGCGCTGGCGTGGCCGGCGAGCAGCGGGCCGAGATCCTTCTCGATCCAGGCGATCGCGCGCCGGTTCGCCTCCTCCGCCTGCTCGAACTTGTCGAAGATGGAAATTGCGGTCACCGTGTCGTCGCCGGCATAGACGACGTAATAGGCCCGAAAGCCGTCGACGTCGCTGATGATCGGAACGGCGCCGTCCTTGATGCGGCGCGCCAGCTCTTCCGCACTCCCGCTTTTCGCCTTGGCCTGACGGATGGCGGCATACATGGCTTCCTCCCTTCCGGCTACTTGAACAGGGCCTGATGCCCAGGGGCGGATGTTACGCCGAAGCGCGCGGCCGATCTACGCCTTGGTTAACCCGAGGCTAATCCGTCTCCGCGATCTGCAACCAACGATTAAGCACGCCTCAACATCGGTGCCTTAGTCTCGCCCCACTCACTTTTCGCAAACAACGGCAGCCTATCCTGCCGCGTCAAGTGACATCAGGGGGTTCATCATGCGCATTGCGTTGCTGCTGACCGCGACCGTTGTCGGCGCGCTCTTTGCCAATCCATCCAACGCCGGATCGCTCGACGCCGGCGCGGCGCAGGCGCTGCCGCCCGGCTTCCAGAGCTACCGCGGCTACATGTTCGACCTGTCGGAGAACTCCGACCGCAAGGATGTCGACAAGCTCACCGACAATGTGAAGCAGCAGATCGACGTCGTCGAAGCCTCCGGCCTCTCGCCGCGCGTGCTGCGCTTCTTCCGCACCGTCCCGATCGTCGCGAGCGAGATGGCCTGCCTCGACGAAGGTGCCGCAACCGCGTGCTACGGCCGGGTCACGCCGGACATCCAGCGCACCGCGCCCCGGGCGCTGACCGTGTGGGACCATGACAAGCAGCGCTGGACCAATCCGAATGCCGTCGACCTCGCGGTCGATTCGGGGCTCGGCGTCATCATGCTGCGCCCGGACATGATGCGATACGAGAAGGAGGCCGTGCTGCTTCACGAGCTCCTGCACGCCTATCACGCGCGGCTGTTGCCGGACGGCTACGCCAACAAGGGCGTGATCGGCTACTACGCCTTGGCCAAGTCCAAGGACCAGCTGCCCAAGGAATCCTATGCGATGAAGAACCCCATGGAGTTCTTTGCGGTGACCGGGAGCATTTTTCTGTCCGGAAAGAGCGAATTCCACGATCCCAAGACCCGCGAAGCGCTCAAGGAGAAGATGCCGGACTACTACAAATATCTGGTCGGTGTGTTCGGCTTCGACCCGGATCCGGCGGCTTCGAGCGGACCGGTCGCGTCGCTGAAGTGACACCGGCGCTCAGGCGCCAGGACGACCCCAAGGGCCGCGCGAAAAGCGCGGCCTTTCTGTTTTGCAAACCGGAAGCTGCGGATGACGCCCGGCCGGCAATTGCCAAGGTAGGGCCCGATCTGCATAGTCCCGCGCGCATCGATATCGTTTCAAGAGGATGGAAGAACATGGCGGACGCCGACCTGGATGTCGTGATCCGGCAACTGGCCAGACAGCTGCATACGGGCCTGATGACCCGCGCCAAGGAGCGGCGGGACCGCTTCAACGGCCTCGCGGCCAAGGCCAAGGGCAAGGAGACCGGCGACCGCTTCAAGATGATGGCCAAGGCCACGATGGAGCAGGCCACCGCCGCCGCCAGGCGCCTGCAAATGTCCGCCGATAACGTCGCCGACAGCTATGCGAGATCGATGCGGCTCGCCGCCAGCACGCCGGTTCCGGCGAAGGCGGAGAAGACGCCGGCGAAGGAAAAGCCGGCGAAGAAGGCGAAGAAGAAAACCAAGAAGGCGTAGCCGCTGCGGAGAGAGACTTCTCTCACCGCCGCGGCACGGAGAGACGCCTGGGCTCGGCGCTTGACAGCTCCGCAAGTTTCGCGCGCGCAGCGTCATGCGCCCTTGTGTCCCGGCCCGCGGGCAGCGCCAATGCCGCTTCGAAATCGGTGCGGGCATCGTCGGCCTGGCCGCGGGCGAGGTACGCCAGGCCGCGGTCAAGGCGGACCTGCGCGTCGGCCGGGTCGAGACGGACGGCGGTGCTGTAGCTCAGGATGGCGCGGTCGAGATCGCCCTTGGCGGCCAGCGCAACGCCGCGCTCGTGATAGGGCTTGGCAAGCTTGGGGTCGAGCGCAATCGCCTCGTCATAGTCGGCAATCGCGAGCTCCGGCTCGCCGTTCTGCCGGTAGGCCTGCGCGCGGTCGCGATAGAGCGAGGCGCGGTTGGGATTGAGATGGATGGCCTCGTCGAAATCGGAAATCGCGCGACCGTAGTCGCCGTGGCGCAGCGCGATCCGACCGCGCCCCTCATAGGCAAAGGCGATCAGCGAGCCGCGGAACGGCGAGAAGCCGATCACGGCCGAGCAGATGTCTGGCTCGTCTTCGTCGCCGCAATTCACGACCGTATGCGTGGACAGCCCAACGAGCACGCCCAGGACGATCAGCAATGGCACGGCAGCTTTGGTCATCTTCGACGGTGGCCGGCGAGAGGCCAGCCACGCATCCCCTTTCGAAGGAACACTCCGGAAAAGTGTTAACACCGGCGGGGACGACACACTGTGCGCCAGATCACAAAGGCGGCGTGATGTTATCGCGTCGCAAAAACAGCCATTGTGAAATAGGGCCGCCTGAGAACTCGGCCAAGGACTAGGCCAAGACCCAGAAAAAACCCTTCCAGATCATCATAGCAAGAAAACCGCACCAGCAGATCGTCACCGCGGCCAGTGACGTCAGCAACAAAGCGCCTTCCATGCGTTCGGAAAGGCCGTCCCGCGGCGCAATATCGCGTTCGACCACCTGCTCCATCTGCAACGGTACCATGCGAACCTCCGGCAATTTTGCATTCGCAAAAGTCTGCCACTCGGCAAGCATTCCAACCTGTTGCTCCCCCAGCCAAGGCGAGCATCACTGGTCTGGCGCAACGCGCGACAAAGCGCAATAGACATTTCGGATAGTGCGCAGCAGCAATCTACAGCCTGACGATGATGTCAGCCGATGCCGGCAATGCGGCGTTGAATCAGAAATTTCGCGCCTGAATTGCAGCGTCGAAAATATGCGCGACCGCTGCGGCTCGCCGCCGCCTCATCCCCAAGGACCACGTGAAGGACCACGTGAAGGACCGCGCGAGGACGAGCGGCCCCACGGGCTTTGCGGCGGATAGTTTTCATTGGCGCCGACCGAGGGCGCGGCATGCGCGCCGAGCTCGGACGCCAATTGCTGGAGCGCCGCGATACGGTTCTGCGTCGAGGGATGCGTGGCGAAGAGACTGTCGACGCCATGGCCCGACAGCGGATTGATGATGAACATGTGCGCGGTCGCAGGATTGCGTTCGGCATCATGGTTCGGCACCTGATGTGCGGCGCCTTCGATCTTCACCAGCGCCGAGGCGAGCCACATCGGCTGGCCGACGATGCGCGCACCGAGATTGTCGGCCGCATATTCGCGGGTGCGGCTGATCGCCATCTGCACCAGCATGGCGCCGAGCGGCGCCAGGATCATCATCAGGATCGAGCCGACGATGCCGGGGCCGTTATTGTCGCGGTTGCCGCCGAAGAACATGCCGAATTGCGCCAGCATGGAGATCGCGCCCGCAATGGTCGCGGTGATCGTCATCAGAAGCGTGTCGTGATGCTTGATGTGTGCGAGCTCGTGCGCGATCACGCCGGCGAGCTCCTCGCGGCTGAGCTGACGCATCAGGCCGGTGGTGACGGCCACGGCCGCGTTCTCGGGATTTCGCCCCGTGGCGAACGCGTTCGGCTGCGCCTCGTCCATCAGGAACACGCGCGGCATCGGCAGCGCGGCGCGGCCGGCAAGCTCGGCGACGAGGCCGACCAGCTCCGGCGCGCTTTGCCGGTCGACCTCATGGGCCCCGTACATCGAGAGCACCATGCGGTCGGAGTTCCAGTAAGTGAACAGATTGGTTGCCGCAGCAATGACAAGCGCGATCATGGCGCCGGCAGCGCCGCCGATCAGATAGCCCACGCCCATGAACAGGGCGGTGAGGCCTGCGAGAAGCATCGCGGTACGAAGATAGTTCATGGCCGTCTCCCAAGGCGGCCGCAGGAGCCGAAGCGCTGCGGGCCACCAAAGAGGAGGTAGGAATTCCCCCGGCCGGCCCGCAAGGTTTCAGGGTGCGTCGCGGAGCCGCGGCACTTGACCCGGCCCGGGACACCCGGGCACGATCGAGGGCATGCGCTTCGAAATTCTCGGCGAGATTACCGAGGTCGAAACCTTCGCCAGCGGCTCGGATATCCGCGAGATAGCCCGGCTCCGGCGAATCTATGGGCGAGGACGTTGGCGAAAGCGCAAGGGCATCGCTCAGGTGCGATTATCAGATGGCTCTACCCATCTCGCTGAGATACATTGGTACGAGGCCGCCGGCCTTGGCCGCAAGGAATTCAAGATCAAGAACCTGCTCTGACAATCATGACGAAATCGCGAAGCAAGCAACTGGTGATCTGCGTGGACAATGAGGGCTACGCGGCGTCGCTCGAGAAGCGCAAGATCTATGTGGCGCTGCGCGATCCGGTGGCCGAGAAACTCGACATGCTGCGGATCGTCGATGAGTCCGGCGAGGACTACCTCTATCCGAAGACCTTCTTTCGCGAGATCGCCCTCCCCCTCGCTGTGAAACGCGCCGTATTGGCGGCCTAGCAGCTCCCCGACAGCACCAGAGATATCGATGCCGATGAACTGCCTTGGTTCTCGCCTTGCGGTCGTGACGATCGCGGTCTCATTCGCCCTCGCCCTTCCTGCCTCCGCCCAATTCGCGCCGCCGCCCGCAAAGCCCGCCGCTCCCAGAGCCACGGCACCCTCGCAGCGCGCGGCATCGTGCCACAATGGCGCGAGCTTCGATCGCTTTCTTGCCGACGTGAAGAACCAAGCGCTTGCCGCCGGTGTGTCGCAGCGGGCGCTGAGCGAGGCCTCGCCCTACCTCGTTTACGACCAGGGCATCGTCAACCGCGACCGTGGCCAGCGCGTGTTCGGCCAGCTCTTCACCGAATTCGCCGGCCGCATGGCCGCGCCCTACCGGATGCAGAACGGCCAGCAGCACATCAAGCAATACGCCGCCGCGTTCGCGCGCGCGGAGAAGGAGTATGGCGTGCCGCCGGCGGTGATTGCCGCGTTCTGGGGACTGGAAAGCGATTTCGGCGCCAATATGGGCAATTTGCCAATGCTGAAATCGCTGGTGTCGCTGGCCTATGATTGCCGCCGCTCGGACATGTTCGTGGGCGAGACCATTGCCGCGCTGAAAGTCATCGACCGCGGCGATCTCACACCGGACGAGATGATCGGCTCCTGGGCCGGCGAGCTCGGCCAGACGCAATTTCTGCCGACGCATTACGTCAACTACGCCGTCGATTATGACGGCGACGGACGGCGCGATCTGTTGCGCAGCGCGCCCGATGTGATCGGCTCGACCGCGAACTACATCGCCAACGGCTTGAAGTGGCGACGCGGCGAGCCTTGGCTGGAGGAAATCAAGGTGCCGCCGAACCTGCCCTGGGATCAGACCGATCTGACCGTACAGCAGCCGCGCTCAAAATGGGCACAGCTGGGCGTCACCTACGCGGACGGACGGCCGTTGCCGAACGACAATCTTGCCGCCTCCGTGCTGCTGCCGATGGGACGGACCGGGCCGGCCTTCATGGCCTATGCGAATTTCGCGGCCTACACCGAATGGAATAACTCGCTGATCTATTCGACAACGGCCGGCTATCTCGCCTCGCGCATCGCAGGCGCTGCGCCGATGCGCAAGCCCGCCGGGCAGGTCGCGCAATTGCCGTTCAACGAACTGAAGGAATTGCAGCAGCTTCTGGTGCGCGCCGGCTTCAATGTCGGCAAGGTCGACGGCGTGCTCGGCCAGCAGAGCCGCGCCGCCGTGAAAGCGATGCAGATCAAATACGGCCTGCCGGCCGATTCCTGGCCGACCGCCGAGCTTCTGGCGCGCATGCGCGGCGGCACGGCGCAGGCCCAGCCGGCGGGCATGGTGCGGTAGAATTTTCGCACCGCACAAGGCGCTTCCGCGATTGTAATTTTCCATGAGGCTCCCATGTGAGTGGCTCAGGTTTCCCCTGAGATTTCCCCTCATTCGAGCGAGCACCACATGTCCTTCTACGACGCCGTCGTCCCCGCCTATTTGCAAATGCTGAACAGCCTGACCGGCCTTCTGACGAAGGCTGAGGCGCATTGCGCGGCCAAAAAAGTCGACCCGAGCGTGCTGCTGGGATCTCGCCTGTACCCGGACATGCTGCCGCTGTCGAAGCAGATCCAGCTCGCCAGCGACTATCCGACCAGGGGTTGTGCGCGGCTGACGCACAGCGAGGTACCGTCGACGCCCGACACCGAGACGACGTTTGCGGAATTGAAGCAGCGGCTGGCGAAGACGATCGATTATGTCAAATCGTTCAAGCCTGAGCAGTTCGAGGGCGCCGATACCAAGGACGTCACCTTCCCCGTCGGCCCTGACAAGACCATCACGATGAAGGGGCAGCAATTCCTGAGCACGTTCTCTCTGCCGAACTTCTATTTCCACGCGGCGACCGCCCACGGCATCTTGCGTCACAATGGCGTCGAGATCGGCAAGCGCGATTTCCTCGGCGCGAACTGAGCCCGCGCCGCGACGGCAGTGGAAATCCGCTGCCGTGGCTTCCATTGCACACGAATTATGCTACGCGGGTCTGGCCGCGTAGCTCGCCTGCACTTTCCGAATGGCTCCTCCCTTGCGCTGATTGCCGCAATGCACAAGTGTTCCAGATCTCTCACCCCCTGGAAGCATCCCCCATGAGCCGTCCGACCAAATTGTTTGAGACCTACAAGCTTGGCCCGATCACGCTGGCCAACCGCCTGGTGATGGCGCCGCTGACGCGCAACCGCGCCGCGCCCGGCACCTTCGTACCCTCCCCACTCGCCGCAGATTATTACGGCCAGCGCGCCTCGGCAGGCCTTCTCATTACGGAAGCGAGCCAGGTCTCCCAGCAGGGCCAGGGCTACCAGGACACCCCCGGCATCTATTCGAAGGACCAGGTCGCCGGCTGGCGCAAGGTCACCAACCAGGTGCATGAGCGCGGCGGCAAGATCTTCATCCA is part of the Bradyrhizobium commune genome and harbors:
- a CDS encoding isocitrate lyase, whose protein sequence is MNYQPRGISTLQGPASYQSEVEAAQALLNNQPTWNGVSAEAVARMRLQNRFKTGLDVARYTAALMRADMAAYDNDPTKYTQSLGCWHGFIAQQKLISVKKHFGGKTDRTYLYLSGWMIAALRSEFGPLPDQSMHEKTSVPALIEELYTFLRQADSRELNDIFRSLDKARKEGDTTREKELIEKIDNFQTHVVPVIADIDAGFGNAEATYLLARKMIEAGACALQIENQVSDEKQCGHQDGKVTVPHEVFIAKIRACRHAFLELGVEDGVIVTRTDSLGAGLTQQIAVSHKPGDIGDQYNSFLDCEEITEENARNGDVIINRNGKMMRPKRLPSNLYQFRPGTGEDRCVLDSITSLQNGADLLWIETEKPHIEQIAKMVDRIRKVIPNAKLAYNNSPSFNWTLNFRWQVYDAMKEAGKDVSKYNRAELMKPEYDDTPLAIEADERIRTFQADSAKRAGIFHHLITLPTYHTAALSTDNLAREYFGEQGMLGYVKNVQRQEIRQGIACAKHQNMAGSDIGDDHKEYFAGEAALKAGGAHNTMNQFG
- a CDS encoding tetratricopeptide repeat protein, whose translation is MTKAAVPLLIVLGVLVGLSTHTVVNCGDEDEPDICSAVIGFSPFRGSLIAFAYEGRGRIALRHGDYGRAISDFDEAIHLNPNRASLYRDRAQAYRQNGEPELAIADYDEAIALDPKLAKPYHERGVALAAKGDLDRAILSYSTAVRLDPADAQVRLDRGLAYLARGQADDARTDFEAALALPAGRDTRAHDAARAKLAELSSAEPRRLSVPRR
- a CDS encoding antibiotic biosynthesis monooxygenase, translated to MYAAIRQAKAKSGSAEELARRIKDGAVPIISDVDGFRAYYVVYAGDDTVTAISIFDKFEQAEEANRRAIAWIEKDLGPLLAGHASAAAGPVIVHTLA
- a CDS encoding DUF1993 domain-containing protein — translated: MSFYDAVVPAYLQMLNSLTGLLTKAEAHCAAKKVDPSVLLGSRLYPDMLPLSKQIQLASDYPTRGCARLTHSEVPSTPDTETTFAELKQRLAKTIDYVKSFKPEQFEGADTKDVTFPVGPDKTITMKGQQFLSTFSLPNFYFHAATAHGILRHNGVEIGKRDFLGAN
- a CDS encoding lytic murein transglycosylase yields the protein MNCLGSRLAVVTIAVSFALALPASAQFAPPPAKPAAPRATAPSQRAASCHNGASFDRFLADVKNQALAAGVSQRALSEASPYLVYDQGIVNRDRGQRVFGQLFTEFAGRMAAPYRMQNGQQHIKQYAAAFARAEKEYGVPPAVIAAFWGLESDFGANMGNLPMLKSLVSLAYDCRRSDMFVGETIAALKVIDRGDLTPDEMIGSWAGELGQTQFLPTHYVNYAVDYDGDGRRDLLRSAPDVIGSTANYIANGLKWRRGEPWLEEIKVPPNLPWDQTDLTVQQPRSKWAQLGVTYADGRPLPNDNLAASVLLPMGRTGPAFMAYANFAAYTEWNNSLIYSTTAGYLASRIAGAAPMRKPAGQVAQLPFNELKELQQLLVRAGFNVGKVDGVLGQQSRAAVKAMQIKYGLPADSWPTAELLARMRGGTAQAQPAGMVR
- a CDS encoding DUF4170 domain-containing protein, which encodes MTKGSNFWVIGGEFGSMNFHKLVEGSAQVQGPFKTRKEAEDAWRSVSEENRHKAGVRFSIVEEPSRVSA
- a CDS encoding helix-turn-helix domain-containing protein, which translates into the protein MPAESGKKLFVGPRVRRIRQQLGLSQTQIAEGLGISPSYINLIERNQRPVTAQILLRLAETYDLDLRDLATADEDRFFAELNEIFSDPLFRQIDVPKQELRDLAELCPGVTHALQRLYAAYTEARQGETLAAAQMADRDVGTRYEANPVERVRELIEANRNYFPELEQAAETLRDELNVPAEGLYAALAARLREKHSIQTRIMPVDVMRETLRRFDRHRRQLLISELVDLPGRAFQLAFQLGLGECAQALETIIGRAGPLDDAPRRLFRITLGNYFAAAVMMPYPAFLAAAEALNYDIHVLAQRFNSGFEQVCHRLTTLQRPNARGIPFFLLRVDNAGNVSKRFSSGTFPFSKFGGTCPLWNVHSTFDTPDRLLKQVIELSDGTRYFSIAQMVRRPVAPHPLPQPRFAIGLGCEIRHAARLTYAAGIDLEKTEGTPIGVNCRLCERENCAQRAEPPITRTLILDETTRRVSSFAFSNAREL
- the htpX gene encoding zinc metalloprotease HtpX encodes the protein MNYLRTAMLLAGLTALFMGVGYLIGGAAGAMIALVIAAATNLFTYWNSDRMVLSMYGAHEVDRQSAPELVGLVAELAGRAALPMPRVFLMDEAQPNAFATGRNPENAAVAVTTGLMRQLSREELAGVIAHELAHIKHHDTLLMTITATIAGAISMLAQFGMFFGGNRDNNGPGIVGSILMMILAPLGAMLVQMAISRTREYAADNLGARIVGQPMWLASALVKIEGAAHQVPNHDAERNPATAHMFIINPLSGHGVDSLFATHPSTQNRIAALQQLASELGAHAAPSVGANENYPPQSPWGRSSSRGPSRGPSRGPWG